The nucleotide window ATAGCTCAGGATGCGGGTCTTCACCAGCTCGCGCTCCGCCGTCTCGGCCCGCCGCTCCATCTTCGAGCAGTGCTCGCCCAGCGCCGCCAGTTCCTCCGTGTTCGCACTGGCCGATCCGGTCCGGACCCACTTGTCGAGGAGCCGGTGGACCTGGAGGTCCGGGTAGCGGCGGATGGGCGAAGTGAAGTGGCAGTAGTGGTGGCTGGCGAGCGCGTAGTGCTCGTCCTGGACGGGCGAGTATGTGGCCTGTTTGAAGCTCCGCAGTAGCGCGAAGTGGAACGCGGCGCGCTCGGGCTTGTCGGCGGTCGCGTCCAGCACGCGCTGGAGTTCGTAGCGGTCCTGGGGGCGCTTGATCGGGTGGCCGAGGATGGCGGCGAACTGGGCGAACGCTTCGAGCTTGTCCTCGTTGGGCGCCGGGTGGACCCGCCGCAGGAACGAGACCTCGTGCGCGGTGAAGTGTTCCGCGACGGCCTCGTTTGCCGCGAGCATGAACTCCTCAACGATCTGGTGGCTCAGGTTGTGTTCGGCGAAGTGCGCGCCGCTCACGCGCCCGTCGGCGTCGTACTCCAGCACCGCCTCGGGCATGGTGAGTTCGAGCGCGCCGCGCTTGAACCGCTTCTTGCGCAGGAGGAGCGCGAGGTCGCGCATCCGGCGGATCATGGGGAGCAGATCGGGGGCCGGACCTACCCCCCCCGGCCCCCCCTCCCTGAAGGGAAGGGGGGAGTCAGCAGGTGGCGCGCCCGGCGCATCGGTGACGTTGGCGGCGCGCGAAGGGTCTGTCTCCCCCCTTCCCTTCAGGGAGGGGGGGCCGGGGGGGGTAGGTCCGCTTGCCAGTTCGTCCAGCAGCGCCTGGACCTCGTCGTAGGTGAACCGCTTGCGGTTCCGGATCGCGCCGTTGAAGAACTCCACGTGCCCCTTTTGAAGCCCCGGGGTGAACTCCATCCGCACGGTCTTCACGTACCGGACCTTGCCCTCCTGCAGCGACGCCAGCCCGTTGGAGATCAGCTCCGGGAACATCGGGATGACCTTCTGCGGCAGGTACACGCTGGTGGCGCGCTTCCGCGCCTCGGCGTCCAGCGCGCCGCCGGGCTTCACGAACGCCGCCACGTCCGCGATGTGGACCGTCAGCACCCAGTGCTTCGTCTTCGGGTCGATGGTGACGCTGACCGCGTCGTCGTAGTCCTTCGCGTCGGGCGGGTCGATGGTCACGACCAGCTCGTCCGTGAAGTCCGTGCGGCCGTGCAGGTCCGCTTCCGAGAACTGGCTCGCGACCTCCCGGGCCTCGGCCAGCGCGCTTTCCGGGAACGCTTCGGGCAGCCCGAACGCGCGGATAACCGAGAGCGTATCGACGCCGGGCGCGCCGTTCGGCCCGAGCACCTCCGCGACGACGCCCTCGCCACGCGCGTCGGGCGCCGGGAACCGCAGCATCTCGATGACGACCTTGTCCTGCGGCTTCGCCCCCTTCGCCCCCGGGTCGCCGACCGCGATGCTGTGCGCGAACAGGTTGCCGTCGACGCGCACGAGGGCGGTCCGGTCGCGCTCGAAGTAGGTGCCCACGAACGTGCGGGTGGCCCGCTCCAGCACGCGCACGACCTCGCCGGCGGCGTCCTTGAGCCGGGTCGCCGTGCGGGTGACCCGGGCCATCACCTCGTCGCCCGTGGCGGCGTCGAGGGCCTTGTCCTCGCGGATGTAGATCTCGGGCTGCGGCGCCCCGTCGACGGCGTGCGGCCGGACGAACCCGTGCCCCGCCGCGGAGCGGCGGTACACGCCGGCGACGGTGCCGTGAACGTCCGCGACGCGCAGCGTGTTGTTCTTGGCGAGCGCGAGCCGCCCGGTGCGGACCAGCTCGCGCACCGTCTTGCGGAACTCGGGGTAGTCACTCTCGGGCAGGTTGAGCCGCTTGAACAGCGGCTTCGCCTTGAGCGGGACGTAGCTCTTCGCGGTCACCGCGTGGAGCACTTTCGCGAGAATTTCAGCCATAGATTTTTGGCGCCCCTGCCCTCGCGGGCGGGGCGTCAGAGCGGCAACGAGCCCGGCCCGCGGGGCCGGCTCGCCGGGGTCAGTCGTACCCGCCGCCGGACTCGCCGAACAGGTCGCCGAAGGCCCCGCCCTTGTAAACACGGCGGCCCAGGTTGTGGTTGTACGGCGTCCACGCGGTCGGGTTGTTGCGGTCGTCCTTCAGCTCGCGCAGCACCATGTGCATGCGCGTGTCCATCGCGTCGATCAGGTGCAGCAGCATCGCCTCGGGGGTCATCGGCACCTTCGGGCTGCCGTAGCTCAGCTCCCCGTGGTGGCTCAGGATCATGTGCTGGAGCCGGAGCATCAGCTCCCGCGGGAACGGCTCCCCGGTCAGGTCCGGCACCTTGGCCGCGGTCTCGGCGAGCATCGCCACGGCGATCGGGATGTGCCCGACCAGTTGCCCCTCGTCGGAGTACCCGAAGGCGCGCGAGAAGGTCAGCTCCCGGGTCTTGCCCGCGTCGTGCAGCAGCACGCCCATCAGCACGAGGTCGCGGTCCGTGCCGGGGTACAGCGCGAGCACCTTGTCCGCGATGTCCATCATCGAGACCGTGTGCTCCAGCAGCCCCCCCACGTAGGCGTGGTGCAGCTTCACCCCGGCCGGGCACGTCGCGAACGCCCGCATGAACTCGTCGTCCATGAGGAAGCACTCGGCGAGCGCCCGCAGGTGCGGGTTGCCGAGCCGGAGCAGGTAGCCCTTCAAGCGCTCCGTGAGCTTCGGGATGCTGTGCTCGGTCTGCGGCAGGAAGTCGGCGAACTCGACCTTCTGCGGCTCCACCCGCTCGACTGCCGTCAGGATGGCCTGCAGCGCGCCCTGGAACAGTTGCACCTTGCCGGTGGCGAACAGGAAGTCGCCGGGGTCGAACCCGCGCGCGATGCTGTCGCCGGCGTTCCACATGCGGCCCTGGATGCCGCCGGTGCGGTCCCGCAGTTCTACAAGGAGGTACGGGTTCCCGTTCCGGTTCGCGCGGAGCTGCTTGTCCGTCACGAGGTACACGTCTTCGAGGTTGTCCCCGTCGCGGAGCTGTTCGACGAAACGGCGGGCCATGCGGGTGCGTACTTTCTTGCATGAAACGTGAGAACGGTCGGCGCGGTCGCAACGCCCGCGGCGCGCGCCTACGGGCAATTGTACCGGCGATCGCACCGGGGCGCAGGAAATCCAGCCGCGTACAATGGGGGCAAGAAGACGAAGAACCTCATCCCCCGCTCCCGGCCCCTTCCCGTCCCGCCGGCCCGGTCAGCGGAGCTTCCGCGGGCCGGCGGAACGAGAGGGTGCCGGGGGAGAGGCTCTTCAGGAGACCGTTTATGAGCGTTGTTCCCTCTCCGCGGCCGATCACGGCCCCCGAGTTCCGCGCCGCGAAAGCCCGGGGCGCGAAGCTCGCGGTCGTGACCGCCTACGACTACACCTCGGCCCGGCTCTGCGACGAGGCCGGCGTCGACTGTATCCTCGTGGGCGACTCGGTGGGGATGGTGGTGCAGGGCCATCCGACCTCGCTCCCGGTCACGCTCGACGAGATGATCTACCACACCAAGTGCGTGATGCGGGGCGCCCGGCGGGCGCTGGTCGTCGCGGACCTCCCGTTCATGACGTACCAGGTGAGCCCGCGCCAGGCGGTCCGGAACGCCGGCCGGCTGATGAAGGAGGCCGGCGCCCACGCGGTGAAGCTCGAGGGGGGCGTGCGGGCGCGCGACGCCATCCGCGCGTGCGTGGACGCGGGCATCCCGGTAATGGGACACGTCGGGCTGACACCGCAATCGGTCCACCAGATGGGCGGGTTCAAGGTCCAGCGCGACACGGAGCAGCTCTTGGCGGACGCACTGGCGGTCGAAGCGGCGGGCGCGTTCTCGGTGGTCGTGGAAGGCGTGCCCGCGGACCTGGGCGCGAAGATCACGGGCACGGTCGGCATCCCCACCGTCGGGATCGGGGCCGGCGCCGGGTGCGACGGTCAGGTGCTGGTGTTCCACGACATGATGGGGCTGTACCCCGACTTCAAGCCGAAATTCGCGAAGCGGTACGCCGACCTGGGCGCGGCGATCAAGGCCGCGACGGAGCAGTACTGCCGCGAGGTCCGCGAGGGGGCGTTCCCGGCCGCGGAGCACACGTTCCGGTGAGACACGTTAATGCTCGTGTTGAAGGCCCCGGCCGGTTTTCGGTTGCGGTTCGACGAACTGGCGTTTGCCCCGGGCGGCGACGCGCTGGCCGCCGCCCCGAGCTGGGGTGTGACCCTCTGGACCAGCTTCGCCGACGGGGCACGGGCCGAGGCGGTGCCGCTGGGCGACGGGGTCGCGTCCCAGCGGCTGGCGTTCGCGCCGGACGGTCGCACCTTGTTCGCCGGTAGCGACCTGCTGTTGGCCGTCGATTTGGCCTCGCGGGTCATTCGGCGCGTGCCCCTCGACCGGTGGCACCGACTCGGGTTCGGCGTCTCACCGGACGGCGCGCGGCTGATCGTGTCCGAACGGCTCGGCGGCACCGTTGGTGGGGCCGAAGGCACCCGGCTGACGTGCCGACCGACCGACGACCTTGACCGGCCGACGTGGCAACTCATCACTCGGGCGGACGTTTTGCTGCCCCCCGTGTTCCCGCCCGGTAGCGACCGGTTCGTGCAACTGGAGAGCACGCACGAACTGATGGCCGAACGGTGGGCGCCGCGGGTCGTCGTTCGGACGCTCGACACCGGTGCGGTGTTAACCGAAACCGATCTGCTCCCCGTGCCCGACTATCCGGACCAGGCCGCCCTTTCACCCGACGGGCTCACGCTGGTGGTTCGCCTACGCGATCGCATCTACGCCAACCTTATCGGCGCCGCGGGTGCGGCCGAGGTGATCGCGAACCCCAGTCGGAAGCACTTCACCGGTATCGCGTTTCACCCGTCGGGCCGTTACCTCGCGGCCACGAGTAACGACAAAACCGTCAAGCTCTACGACACCACCTCCTGGGACCTGACGAGAACCTTCACCTGGGACATCGGACGAGTGCGCTCGGTCGCGTTCTCGCCCGACGGCACGCTCGCCGCTGCGGGCAGCGACACCGGCAAGGTCGTGGTCTGGGACGTGGACCTCTGACCTGGTGCGCGTTCGAGAACGATGTTTACACGCACAGCCGTCGGAACTGAGCTTTGTCCGCAATAACGCGGCGTTTCGGCCCGCTCACTTCACCGGTCGCGATCCCGCGATGAGGATGTCCACGAGCCGCCGCGCACATTGCTGCCAGTCCGGGATGGCCGGCACGTGGGCCACCCCCACGATCGCACTCAGCAGGTCGATCGGGTCCAGGTCCGTTCGAATGTCCCCGCTCTCCACCGCGCGCCGGACCAGGGACTGTATCGCGTCGTGGATCTGGGTGCGGGACGCCTCGACCACCTTGGGGTGGCACTGGACCAGCGTCGAGAGGGCCGGGGCGATGATCTTTTTGGCCGCGATGTAGTCCACGAACAGGAGCAGCCAGGATCGCAGCGCTTCGGGCGGTGAGAGCCTGAGAGCCAGTTCCTGCCCGGCCGAGGCGAGCTTCTCCACCTCCGTGCGGTACACGGCTTCGAGGAGCGCGTCCCGCGTCGGGAAGTGGCGGTACAGCGTTCCCGGGCCGACCCCCGCTTCCCGCGCGATCTCGTCCAGACTCGCCTCGGCCCCCGATTTGGTGAACGCCCCTTTCGCCACCTCAAGGATGCGCGCCCGGTTCCGCTCGGCGTCGGCCCGCGGTTTTCGCTTGGCCGGTGTCTTTGCCATCGAACGCCCCTTGAAAACGGAGAACGCCTCCGGTACTGTTGTGATACGGAGCCAGTCTCCGTTTTAGCAAGCGGAACAGGTCGGTACAACCGCGGTCGCCGAAACTCGGTGCCGTCCCGCTGGAAAAGAACACCCAGCGGCCGTAACCGTTCGAGCCGCTTGCCATGTCCGCGTCGCGGGAACGGATTGGGTGCCACCCGACCGGACGGAATTTTAGAGCCGGCCTGGGAGCAACACGATTCGAACTCCGAGTAGGGTCTACGTGGTAGAGGGGACAATGATGAACAGCTTTGGACCTCGCGGTACACGCAAGCCTCTCACTCAAAACGAAACGGCTCGGGACACGGGGCGGGAGTTCGCACAACTCTTCGGCCCTGTTATCTACACACTGGCTCGCAAGCAGGGGTTCGGGGACGCGGTGGCCGCCGACCTCGTGCGCGAAGTTCTGATGCGCGCCGCCCGGGACGATGGACGAATAGAGGACCACTCGGCCCCCGACACGATTCACGCCCGACTCATCACCACCACCCGGAGCGCGATGGCCGATGTTGGCTCGGTCAAAGACGATCGGCCACGCCGGGGCGGCGCTGCCGGGGCGACCGCCCCGTTCGGACGCGACCTCACACCGGACCTCAATGCGGACTGGGAGCGTGAGTTCCAGCGCCAGCTTGCGATGCGGGCAATGGGCCGCGTGAAACGCGAACTCTCGCCGCTCGACTGGCAGGCGTTTTGGCGAACCGAAGTGGACGGCCGGGCCGGAGCGGCGGTCGGGCGGGAACTCGGGATGACACCCGGGGCCGTCTACGTCACGAAGTGCCGGGTGCAGATGCGGCTTCGCGAAGAGATGCGCCGCCTCCGACTCGAAGCCGAATCGTGGGGCAGCACTACGGCCCGAGCCGACGGGGGCCAAGATCTCGACCGAACCCGTCCGCCCAACCGGCCACCTGAGACATCGCTCGCCCCGTCCGCGATCGACTCCGAGGACATCGACCGCACCCCCCTTCACGTCCCGTCCTTCTCAACGCTGGGGTGCAACTGTTCCGGGTTCGATTGAAATGAGTGCGTGACGTGTAAGGGCACGCTTCGAGGCGGGTATAACTGAACGGATCGGCCGCAGAAGTTGAGGTGAATGGGCGACACCTCAGCGACCTGCGGCCGATCTTTTTGCGCAACTGATAGTCAAGATCCAAGGTTCAGTGGCAGCCCGGGTCGGGGCTCTTCTCCTGTGGGCACGGCGTGGCCATTCCCGGGCGCAAAGTAGCCAGCATATCGCGGTGCGGAAGCCCCAGACCTGCACCGCTTACCCGTTTCGATGCTCGGCGCGCCGCATGCCCTCCATTCCGCTCCTGAATTCTCTTTTACGCGCGTCAGAGGCGTCCCAGTCATTCGTCTCTCCCGTGTCCGGAGCGCTCACGGGACCGAACCGTCCGGATTTGCCGATCGCGGAGAGTTGTTATGCCTCACAGCCGGTTACTCGCCGCTCTCGTGGCGTGTGTGGCCCTCGGGCTCATCTCGGTGCCCGCCCCCGCTCCCGCCGGGGCCGCGCCGCCGGATGACAACAAGAAGAAGCAGCAAGAAATTGAAGCCACGGTCGCGAAGGGGCTTGAGTACCTCAAGAAAACCCAGGCGCAGGACGGCCACTGGGAGGCTCAGGGTGGGCAGTACCCGACCAGCATGACGGCGCTGGCCGGGATGGCGTTCCTGATGGAGGGGAGCACGCTGAAGGAAGGCAAGTACTCGGACCAGGTAAAGAAGGCGGTGGACTGGTTCCTGGCTCCGGCCCGGCAGCAGCCCAACGGCATGCTCGGCGACGTGCGCAACCCGAGCGAACAGGTCCGGTACATGTACGGCCAGGGGTTCGGCACCATGTTCCTGGCGAGCGTGTACGGCGAGGAGGAGGATAAGGAGCAGCGGGAGAAGCTGGAGAAGCTGCTCAAGAAAGCGGTCGAGTTCATCTGCAAAGCGCAGACCCTCAAGAAGCACCGCAAGGCCGAGGGGAAGGAGATGGACATCGGCGGGTGGGGGTACGTGAGCGCCGCCGAGGGCAACAACTTCGACGAGGGGTCCGTCACCATCACCGCGCTCCAAGGGCTCCGCGCCGCCCGCAACGCCGGCATCCCCGTGCCCAAAGAGAACATCGACAAAGCGGTCAACTACCTCGAAGCCTGTACCACGCCCGATGGCGGGATCATTTACAACTACCTCGGCGAGGGCGCGCTCCGGGGGCAGGAGCGCCCGCCCCTCACCGCGGCGGCGATCTGCTGCGGTTTCAGCGCCGGGCAGTACAAGAGCGAGCTGCCGAAGCGCTGGCTGAAGTACTGCAAGGCCCACGAGGAGACGTTCCTGGCAAAGGGCCGCCAGGCCCACGACGAGTACCAGACGTACTACTTCGGTCAAGCCATGTACGCCTTGGGGGACACCAAGTACGGCGCGATGTTTCCGGATCAGAAGGAGAAGGACAAGTGGCTCACCTGGAGCCGGTTCAAGGACGTGTATTTCCCGCAAATCCTCAACAACCAGGACAAGTCGAGCGGCGCATGGGAACAGGGACAAGTCGGCCCCGTATACGTGACGAGCATTAACCTGTGCCTGCTCCAACTCGAAAAGGACCTTCTCCCCATCTACCAAAAGTGACGAGTGGCGGTTAACGGCCGCAAGGCGATGATGCACCGCCTTGTAGCATGGCGTAATGTGTGGTCATGTGAAATGATTGTCTGCTGAGTAAGTGTGTGATCTGACGCCGTTTCACTCGACGACGAGCTGTGAAGCGACTTGGGACGGAGTTGCAGGGCCGTCGTTGAGTCTCAATTCTGTATTCGGTGAGAGCTAGTCGACACGGTATTGAGCAGCCGTTGTGCCGTATGTTCCGGTTCGGAGCCGGGCAACAACCTCCTCAACCCGTTTGCGGTCCGCTCCCATCGGCAGCCATGTCGTTCGGGCCGCGCCTTTGTTCGTCCGCCACGTGATCACAGGTGCGTAGAAACCCCGACCGGATTTGAGCTCGACTCGGATGTCCACAATTGCTGCGAACGGCAGCACTACCGGTTTGGACCAGACGGCATTTGGCCGCCAGGTGATCTCCCGCCGCTCCTTGTCCATCTCCAACTCCGGGCGAGTTCGTAACGCGAACCCGAGGGCGGTAGCCGCTCCGAGCCAGACCACGGTCATGGCGAGGACGCCGTCGAGCCCCCACTTCACCCCCGCCCTGGCCGCCGTCATCGTGAGCGCAACATTAGCGATGGCAAGGAAGAACATCGCGACCGGGAAGACGAACCCGAACGGCACGCCCGGCGGCCGGAACCGCACGGACGGATCTGGAGAGAGAGGCGGGTAGTCGCCGGGGAAGTTACTGCTCGGCAGAACTGAAAGGATGACGCCCAGTTGCCAGGGCGTCAGCAGCCACAAGGAGATCACAACCGAAGCTGGCGAAACCCAGCCGCTGTACCATCCCAGCGCGAGAAAACCTTCGGCTACCGCGCAAGGGGCGCAGTAGAGCGCAACCACGGCACACGGGTTTTCGCGGAAGGCCGGTCCTTCAGATGGCTCGCGCATTCCAATTGCCTACGGATCATAGCGGCCTGGCTACTGTTGCAAGATAGCACGGCGATTCGGTTCGGGTCGGCGTACCTACCGAGGGGTTGAACAGGGTACCGTTCGGCCCGCGCGAGCGGTACGAACGGTACCATAACTTTGTAGTCACTGGTAAAGGCGCAAAATTCGTCTTCTCCGGCGAGCGACAGAGTGCCGCGTGACCGGCGCGCCCGACGGGCTATCATTGGGGGTACCCTCCCGAGGCCCGACGATGCCCGACGATCTGTCCGCGACCCGCGTGTCGGGACCGAACTCGC belongs to Gemmata obscuriglobus and includes:
- a CDS encoding prenyltransferase/squalene oxidase repeat-containing protein, whose protein sequence is MPHSRLLAALVACVALGLISVPAPAPAGAAPPDDNKKKQQEIEATVAKGLEYLKKTQAQDGHWEAQGGQYPTSMTALAGMAFLMEGSTLKEGKYSDQVKKAVDWFLAPARQQPNGMLGDVRNPSEQVRYMYGQGFGTMFLASVYGEEEDKEQREKLEKLLKKAVEFICKAQTLKKHRKAEGKEMDIGGWGYVSAAEGNNFDEGSVTITALQGLRAARNAGIPVPKENIDKAVNYLEACTTPDGGIIYNYLGEGALRGQERPPLTAAAICCGFSAGQYKSELPKRWLKYCKAHEETFLAKGRQAHDEYQTYYFGQAMYALGDTKYGAMFPDQKEKDKWLTWSRFKDVYFPQILNNQDKSSGAWEQGQVGPVYVTSINLCLLQLEKDLLPIYQK
- a CDS encoding ribonuclease R family protein, producing the protein MAEILAKVLHAVTAKSYVPLKAKPLFKRLNLPESDYPEFRKTVRELVRTGRLALAKNNTLRVADVHGTVAGVYRRSAAGHGFVRPHAVDGAPQPEIYIREDKALDAATGDEVMARVTRTATRLKDAAGEVVRVLERATRTFVGTYFERDRTALVRVDGNLFAHSIAVGDPGAKGAKPQDKVVIEMLRFPAPDARGEGVVAEVLGPNGAPGVDTLSVIRAFGLPEAFPESALAEAREVASQFSEADLHGRTDFTDELVVTIDPPDAKDYDDAVSVTIDPKTKHWVLTVHIADVAAFVKPGGALDAEARKRATSVYLPQKVIPMFPELISNGLASLQEGKVRYVKTVRMEFTPGLQKGHVEFFNGAIRNRKRFTYDEVQALLDELASGPTPPGPPSLKGRGETDPSRAANVTDAPGAPPADSPLPFREGGPGGVGPAPDLLPMIRRMRDLALLLRKKRFKRGALELTMPEAVLEYDADGRVSGAHFAEHNLSHQIVEEFMLAANEAVAEHFTAHEVSFLRRVHPAPNEDKLEAFAQFAAILGHPIKRPQDRYELQRVLDATADKPERAAFHFALLRSFKQATYSPVQDEHYALASHHYCHFTSPIRRYPDLQVHRLLDKWVRTGSASANTEELAALGEHCSKMERRAETAERELVKTRILSYLSGRLGEQLDAVITGVADYGFFAQAERFPAEGLVHISSLVDDYYWFDESAHSLEGRRTQRRFRLGDRVRVVVARVDLPRRMLDLRLADARPKTEDDGGDALPTPGRPPRPRKRRK
- a CDS encoding TetR/AcrR family transcriptional regulator, coding for MAKTPAKRKPRADAERNRARILEVAKGAFTKSGAEASLDEIAREAGVGPGTLYRHFPTRDALLEAVYRTEVEKLASAGQELALRLSPPEALRSWLLLFVDYIAAKKIIAPALSTLVQCHPKVVEASRTQIHDAIQSLVRRAVESGDIRTDLDPIDLLSAIVGVAHVPAIPDWQQCARRLVDILIAGSRPVK
- a CDS encoding RNA polymerase sigma factor, coding for MAADLVREVLMRAARDDGRIEDHSAPDTIHARLITTTRSAMADVGSVKDDRPRRGGAAGATAPFGRDLTPDLNADWEREFQRQLAMRAMGRVKRELSPLDWQAFWRTEVDGRAGAAVGRELGMTPGAVYVTKCRVQMRLREEMRRLRLEAESWGSTTARADGGQDLDRTRPPNRPPETSLAPSAIDSEDIDRTPLHVPSFSTLGCNCSGFD
- the panB gene encoding 3-methyl-2-oxobutanoate hydroxymethyltransferase; translated protein: MSVVPSPRPITAPEFRAAKARGAKLAVVTAYDYTSARLCDEAGVDCILVGDSVGMVVQGHPTSLPVTLDEMIYHTKCVMRGARRALVVADLPFMTYQVSPRQAVRNAGRLMKEAGAHAVKLEGGVRARDAIRACVDAGIPVMGHVGLTPQSVHQMGGFKVQRDTEQLLADALAVEAAGAFSVVVEGVPADLGAKITGTVGIPTVGIGAGAGCDGQVLVFHDMMGLYPDFKPKFAKRYADLGAAIKAATEQYCREVREGAFPAAEHTFR
- a CDS encoding WD40 repeat domain-containing protein, which produces MLVLKAPAGFRLRFDELAFAPGGDALAAAPSWGVTLWTSFADGARAEAVPLGDGVASQRLAFAPDGRTLFAGSDLLLAVDLASRVIRRVPLDRWHRLGFGVSPDGARLIVSERLGGTVGGAEGTRLTCRPTDDLDRPTWQLITRADVLLPPVFPPGSDRFVQLESTHELMAERWAPRVVVRTLDTGAVLTETDLLPVPDYPDQAALSPDGLTLVVRLRDRIYANLIGAAGAAEVIANPSRKHFTGIAFHPSGRYLAATSNDKTVKLYDTTSWDLTRTFTWDIGRVRSVAFSPDGTLAAAGSDTGKVVVWDVDL
- a CDS encoding 3'-5' exoribonuclease YhaM family protein, with product MARRFVEQLRDGDNLEDVYLVTDKQLRANRNGNPYLLVELRDRTGGIQGRMWNAGDSIARGFDPGDFLFATGKVQLFQGALQAILTAVERVEPQKVEFADFLPQTEHSIPKLTERLKGYLLRLGNPHLRALAECFLMDDEFMRAFATCPAGVKLHHAYVGGLLEHTVSMMDIADKVLALYPGTDRDLVLMGVLLHDAGKTRELTFSRAFGYSDEGQLVGHIPIAVAMLAETAAKVPDLTGEPFPRELMLRLQHMILSHHGELSYGSPKVPMTPEAMLLHLIDAMDTRMHMVLRELKDDRNNPTAWTPYNHNLGRRVYKGGAFGDLFGESGGGYD